In Methanothermus fervidus DSM 2088, a single genomic region encodes these proteins:
- a CDS encoding Wyosine base formation domain protein (COGs: COG0731 Fe-S oxidoreductase~InterPro IPR007197: IPR013917~KEGG: mth:MTH1039 tRNA-modifying enzyme~PFAM: Wyosine base formation domain protein; Radical SAM domain protein~SPTR: O27118 Conserved protein~PFAM: Wyosine base formation; Radical SAM superfamily), translated as MIRVEKKEIERLKKMGYHFVGKNQHTAVKTCLWTKKSLLDEGVCYKEKFYGIRSHRCLQMSPSVFFCQHRCLFCWRDLISKSYKWEGPYDDPKEIVDGCIEAQRALLCGFFGNEKANKKKVLEAQNPNNAAISLVGEPTLYPLIDELIEEFHRKNFTTFLVTNGLLPERLENLNEEPTQLYISLEAPNKDKYIKICRPLVKDGWEKLNKSLEIMPTFNCRKVIRITAIKGINMDYPDKFAELIKIAEPDFVEVKAYMYLGYSRKRLKMENMPLAQEVFDFANEISKEVGMEIVDKSERSRVALLG; from the coding sequence ATGATCAGAGTGGAAAAAAAAGAAATAGAAAGATTAAAAAAAATGGGGTATCATTTTGTAGGAAAAAATCAACATACTGCTGTAAAGACGTGTTTATGGACAAAAAAAAGTTTGTTAGATGAAGGAGTCTGCTACAAAGAGAAATTTTATGGTATAAGAAGCCATAGATGTTTACAAATGTCACCTAGTGTATTTTTCTGCCAACACAGATGTTTGTTTTGTTGGAGAGATTTAATTTCAAAATCATATAAATGGGAAGGACCTTACGACGATCCAAAGGAAATAGTGGATGGATGTATAGAAGCTCAAAGAGCACTATTATGTGGATTTTTTGGAAACGAAAAAGCAAATAAGAAAAAAGTTTTAGAGGCTCAAAATCCTAATAATGCCGCTATTTCACTCGTTGGAGAACCAACATTATATCCTTTAATAGATGAGTTAATAGAAGAATTTCATCGCAAAAATTTCACAACATTCTTAGTAACCAATGGACTTTTACCAGAAAGATTAGAGAATCTCAATGAGGAACCTACTCAACTTTATATTTCATTGGAAGCTCCCAATAAAGATAAATACATTAAAATTTGTCGTCCATTGGTTAAAGATGGCTGGGAAAAATTAAATAAATCTTTAGAAATCATGCCTACTTTTAACTGTAGGAAGGTCATAAGGATAACTGCAATAAAAGGAATTAACATGGATTATCCAGATAAATTCGCCGAATTAATTAAAATTGCAGAACCTGATTTTGTTGAGGTCAAGGCATATATGTATCTAGGTTATTCAAGAAAAAGATTAAAAATGGAAAACATGCCATTAGCCCAAGAAGTATTTGATTTTGCCAATGAAATATCTAAAGAAGTTGGAATGGAAATCGTTGACAAATCTGAAAGAAGTAGGGTAGCTTTGTTGGGTTAA
- a CDS encoding succinyl-CoA synthetase (ADP-forming) beta subunit (COGs: COG0045 Succinyl-CoA synthetase beta subunit~InterPro IPR016102: IPR011761: IPR017866: IPR013650: IPR 005811: IPR013816: IPR005809~KEGG: mth:MTH1036 succinyl-CoA synthetase, beta subunit~PFAM: ATP-grasp domain protein; ATP-citrate lyase/succinyl-CoA ligase~PRIAM: Succinate--CoA ligase (ADP-forming)~SPTR: O27115 Succinyl-CoA ligase [ADP-forming] subunit beta~TIGRFAM: succinyl-CoA synthetase, beta subunit~PFAM: CoA-ligase; ATP-grasp domain~TIGRFAM: succinyl-CoA synthetase, beta subunit) gives MKLYEYNAKKLFKMEGIPIPEGYVAKNPDEVYEASKKINAPVALKAQVLVGGRGKSGGIKFASSPKNAYDLSKSLFNTKIKGEKVKKILIEEKIDIKEELYISVIIDRAAKKPLIMGSVHGGVDVEEKVRENSIVKYHVNPLDKFMPYEGREIARKMGLESNLIPKVGNIIWKTYKLFKKYDAKLVEINPLAITPDNKVIALDAKIDLDYDGVYRHPEIQNLEEYKEREFAFTKLDGDIAVIGNGAGLTLAAMDIISLYGGKPATFLDIGGGASSEVIEKALNFVSSLSNVKVIFVNILGGITRADEVAKGIVKASNELDRDIPIVIRLTGTNQRKGHEILKNAGIPFETSLEKAAKKAVEISNSFK, from the coding sequence ATGAAACTGTACGAGTACAACGCTAAAAAATTATTTAAAATGGAAGGAATACCAATACCAGAAGGTTACGTAGCAAAAAATCCTGATGAAGTTTATGAAGCATCTAAAAAAATAAATGCTCCAGTAGCTTTAAAAGCACAGGTTTTGGTTGGTGGAAGAGGTAAATCAGGCGGTATAAAATTTGCTTCATCACCAAAAAATGCCTATGATTTATCTAAATCATTATTTAATACCAAAATTAAAGGAGAAAAAGTAAAAAAAATTTTAATTGAAGAAAAAATAGATATAAAGGAAGAATTGTACATTAGTGTAATTATTGATCGTGCAGCTAAAAAACCTTTAATTATGGGTAGTGTTCATGGTGGCGTAGATGTTGAAGAAAAAGTAAGGGAGAATTCTATAGTAAAATATCATGTCAATCCTCTTGATAAATTCATGCCATATGAAGGTAGAGAAATAGCACGTAAAATGGGTCTAGAAAGTAATTTGATACCCAAGGTTGGAAATATCATATGGAAAACTTACAAACTATTTAAAAAATATGATGCTAAACTTGTGGAAATAAATCCATTGGCTATAACTCCAGACAACAAAGTTATAGCTCTAGATGCAAAAATTGATTTAGATTATGATGGAGTTTATAGACATCCTGAAATACAAAATTTAGAAGAATATAAAGAAAGAGAATTTGCATTCACAAAATTAGATGGAGATATTGCTGTTATTGGTAATGGAGCTGGTTTGACTTTAGCTGCTATGGACATAATAAGTTTATATGGGGGAAAACCAGCTACTTTTCTTGATATCGGAGGAGGTGCATCCTCAGAAGTCATTGAAAAAGCTTTAAATTTTGTTTCATCTCTTTCAAATGTTAAAGTAATTTTTGTTAATATATTAGGTGGGATAACAAGAGCAGATGAAGTTGCAAAAGGAATTGTAAAAGCATCAAATGAATTAGATAGAGATATACCAATTGTTATACGTCTTACAGGGACTAATCAAAGAAAAGGACATGAAATTTTAAAAAATGCTGGAATACCTTTTGAAACTTCTCTTGAAAAAGCTGCAAAGAAAGCTGTTGAAATTTCAAATAGTTTTAAATGA
- a CDS encoding 2-oxoglutarate ferredoxin oxidoreductase, alpha subunit (COGs: COG0674 Pyruvate:ferredoxin oxidoreductase and related 2-oxoacid:ferredoxin oxidoreductase alpha subunit~InterPro IPR009014: IPR002880: IPR015941~KEGG: mth:MTH1033 2-oxoglutarate ferredoxin oxidoreductase subunit alpha~PFAM: pyruvate flavodoxin/ferredoxin oxidoreductase domain protein~SPTR: O27112 2-oxoglutarate synthase subunit korA~PFAM: domain; Transketolase, C-terminal domain) — protein MSKELFIQGNESFAIGAIKAGCRFFAGYPITPSTEIAEKMAKLLPKYGGIFIQMEDEIGALAAAIGAVWSGLKAMTATSGPGFSLMQEHIGYAVMTETPVVIVDVQRGSPSTGQPTMASQSDMMQARWGSHGDYEIIALSPSSVQECFDFMIKAFNFSEKYRVPVIILSDEIIGHMREKVVIPEKINVVKRKRPKEKTDFFKAPPDGTPPMPPFGENYQIHVTGLTHNEKGYPDASNPETHEKLVKRLCNKILKNKNKIIHIKEEYCNDADLIVISYGAPVRSVISAVKLGRKEGYKVGYVKLDTPWPFPDEKISELADSAKNILVVEMNLGQMFYEVQRAVKGKANVYLLPKIGGELHKPVEILSEIRRILR, from the coding sequence ATGAGTAAAGAGTTATTTATTCAAGGAAATGAAAGTTTTGCAATTGGTGCCATCAAAGCAGGATGTAGATTTTTTGCAGGATATCCTATTACGCCTTCCACAGAAATAGCCGAAAAAATGGCAAAATTATTGCCAAAATATGGTGGGATATTTATACAGATGGAAGATGAAATAGGTGCTTTAGCTGCAGCGATTGGAGCAGTTTGGAGCGGCCTAAAAGCAATGACAGCAACCTCTGGTCCTGGATTTTCTTTGATGCAGGAACATATAGGTTATGCTGTAATGACAGAAACTCCAGTAGTCATCGTAGATGTTCAAAGAGGTTCACCATCTACAGGGCAGCCTACAATGGCCTCCCAAAGTGATATGATGCAAGCAAGATGGGGTTCACATGGTGATTATGAAATAATAGCTCTTTCACCTTCATCAGTTCAAGAATGTTTTGATTTTATGATTAAAGCTTTTAATTTTTCGGAAAAATATAGAGTACCCGTAATAATTCTTAGCGATGAAATAATAGGCCATATGCGTGAGAAAGTAGTAATACCTGAAAAAATAAACGTTGTAAAAAGGAAAAGACCCAAAGAAAAAACAGATTTTTTTAAAGCGCCGCCTGATGGAACCCCTCCAATGCCTCCTTTTGGGGAAAATTATCAAATACATGTAACCGGCCTTACACACAATGAAAAAGGATATCCTGATGCTTCAAATCCAGAAACACATGAAAAACTTGTTAAAAGACTCTGTAATAAAATATTGAAAAATAAAAATAAAATTATCCATATTAAAGAAGAATACTGTAATGATGCTGATTTAATAGTGATTTCATATGGAGCTCCTGTTAGATCAGTAATAAGTGCTGTTAAACTGGGAAGGAAAGAAGGTTATAAAGTTGGATATGTAAAATTAGACACGCCATGGCCATTTCCAGATGAAAAAATATCTGAATTAGCAGACAGTGCAAAAAATATTCTTGTTGTTGAAATGAATCTTGGACAAATGTTTTATGAGGTTCAAAGAGCTGTGAAAGGTAAAGCAAATGTGTATTTACTTCCAAAAATTGGTGGTGAATTACATAAACCTGTGGAAATTCTTTCAGAGATTAGGAGGATTTTAAGATGA
- a CDS encoding 1-Cys peroxiredoxin (COGs: COG0450 Peroxiredoxin~InterPro IPR012336: IPR017936: IPR000866: IPR019479: IPR 012335~KEGG: kol:Kole_1121 peroxiredoxin~PFAM: alkyl hydroperoxide reductase/ Thiol specific antioxidant/ Mal allergen; Peroxiredoxin-like~SPTR: C5CI44 Peroxiredoxin~PFAM: C-terminal domain of 1-Cys peroxiredoxin; AhpC/TSA family), with the protein MLIGEKFPSLDVNTTHGRIKLPDYFDGKWFILFSHPADFTPVCTTEFVAFQNKYEEFKKLNCGLIGLSVDQVFSHIKWIEWIKENLNIVIKFPIIADTGEVAKKLNLIHPKQGSNTVRGVFIVDDKSVIRAMLYYPQELGRNIDEILRMIKGFKTIEKEKVALPANWPKNELIGDKRIVPPPSNIKDAEKRKETYECYDWWFCYKKGD; encoded by the coding sequence ATGTTAATAGGTGAGAAATTCCCGTCTTTAGATGTTAATACTACCCATGGCAGAATAAAATTGCCAGACTATTTTGATGGTAAGTGGTTCATACTTTTCAGCCATCCTGCAGATTTTACACCAGTATGTACAACAGAATTTGTGGCTTTCCAAAATAAATATGAGGAATTTAAGAAATTAAATTGTGGGTTAATAGGTTTAAGCGTTGATCAAGTCTTTAGCCATATTAAGTGGATAGAGTGGATCAAAGAAAATTTAAACATAGTAATAAAGTTTCCAATAATAGCAGATACAGGAGAAGTTGCAAAAAAATTAAACCTCATACACCCAAAACAAGGTTCAAACACTGTACGAGGAGTATTTATTGTAGATGATAAGTCAGTTATAAGAGCAATGTTGTATTATCCTCAAGAATTAGGGAGAAACATAGATGAAATTCTTAGGATGATAAAGGGTTTTAAAACAATCGAAAAGGAAAAAGTGGCGTTGCCTGCAAACTGGCCTAAAAATGAACTTATTGGTGATAAAAGGATAGTGCCTCCTCCATCAAATATAAAAGATGCTGAAAAAAGAAAAGAAACCTATGAATGTTATGATTGGTGGTTCTGTTACAAGAAAGGTGATTAA
- a CDS encoding Desulfoferrodoxin ferrous iron-binding region (COGs: COG2033 Desulfoferrodoxin~InterPro IPR002742~KEGG: mvu:Metvu_0440 superoxide reductase~PFAM: Desulfoferrodoxin ferrous iron-binding region~SPTR: C5U740 Desulfoferrodoxin ferrous iron-binding region~PFAM: Desulfoferrodoxin~TIGRFAM: desulfoferrodoxin ferrous iron-binding domain) — MFHKINRMKEKTEYEMKHVPLIECKDSTKPDEFFNVRISTNAPHPMEKDHFIQWIELFVGPVFLGRAEFTQFTKPDVTFVVKAPSPGHGDYTLRALLRCNLHGVWENTKKIRMKSEK; from the coding sequence ATGTTCCACAAAATAAATAGGATGAAAGAAAAAACTGAATATGAGATGAAGCATGTTCCACTAATAGAATGTAAAGATTCAACAAAACCTGATGAATTTTTCAATGTAAGGATATCTACAAATGCTCCACATCCAATGGAAAAAGATCATTTTATACAGTGGATAGAATTGTTTGTTGGTCCGGTCTTTTTGGGTAGGGCAGAGTTTACACAATTTACAAAGCCTGATGTAACTTTCGTGGTTAAGGCACCCTCTCCAGGACATGGTGACTATACATTAAGGGCATTGCTTAGATGTAACTTACATGGTGTTTGGGAAAATACAAAGAAAATAAGAATGAAATCTGAAAAATAA
- a CDS encoding 2-oxoglutarate ferredoxin oxidoreductase, delta subunit (InterPro IPR017896: IPR017900: IPR001450~KEGG: mja:MJ0146 2-ketoglutarate ferredoxin oxidoreductase, subunit delta (KorD)~PFAM: 4Fe-4S ferredoxin iron-sulfur binding domain protein~SPTR: Q57610 Uncharacterized ferredoxin MJ0146~PFAM: 4Fe-4S binding domain) has protein sequence MIAINEKLCKGCGICIEFCPRNVFEMSKEINEKGVHVPLPKSPERCTKCNICVLMCPDQAISVNKNE, from the coding sequence ATGATAGCCATTAATGAAAAATTATGTAAAGGATGTGGCATATGTATCGAATTTTGTCCTCGTAATGTATTTGAAATGTCAAAAGAGATTAATGAAAAAGGAGTACATGTACCACTACCTAAAAGTCCTGAAAGGTGTACAAAATGCAATATATGTGTCTTAATGTGCCCTGATCAAGCTATTTCGGTGAATAAAAATGAGTAA
- a CDS encoding 2-oxoglutarate ferredoxin oxidoreductase, gamma subunit (COGs: COG1014 Pyruvate:ferredoxin oxidoreductase and related 2-oxoacid:ferredoxin oxidoreductase gamma subunit~InterPro IPR002869: IPR019752: IPR011894~KEGG: mth:MTH1035 2-oxoglutarate ferredoxin oxidoreductase subunit gamma~PFAM: Pyruvate/ketoisovalerate oxidoreductase~SPTR: O27114 2-oxoglutarate synthase subunit korC~TIGRFAM: pyruvate/ketoisovalerate oxidoreductase, gamma subunit~PFAM: Pyruvate ferredoxin/flavodoxin oxidoreductase~TIGRFAM: 2-oxoacid:acceptor oxidoreductase, gamma subunit, pyruvate/2-ketoisovalerate family) → MRIEVRFAGFGGQGIILAGIVLGRAAALYDNMYAVQTQSYGPEARGGASRSEVVISDKEIDYPKVQNPDIFVAMSNEAFSTYINDLKPKGIVIIDSDLVKPSNIRNDVKLFKIPATKLAEKKIGLPIVANMVMIGALTSLTNIVSKKAAKKAIIDSVPPNTEEKNIKAFNEGMKVAKNETVRVQR, encoded by the coding sequence TTGAGAATAGAAGTAAGATTTGCAGGTTTTGGTGGTCAGGGTATAATTTTGGCTGGTATAGTACTTGGAAGAGCAGCTGCATTATATGACAATATGTATGCTGTACAAACACAATCCTATGGGCCAGAAGCCAGAGGTGGAGCATCTAGATCTGAAGTAGTTATTAGTGATAAAGAAATAGACTACCCAAAGGTACAAAATCCAGATATTTTTGTTGCAATGTCTAATGAAGCATTTTCAACATATATAAACGATTTAAAACCAAAAGGTATAGTAATAATTGATTCAGATCTTGTTAAACCCTCCAATATTAGAAATGATGTAAAATTATTCAAAATTCCAGCAACAAAGTTAGCCGAAAAAAAGATAGGATTACCCATCGTAGCCAATATGGTCATGATAGGTGCACTTACATCCTTAACTAATATTGTAAGTAAAAAAGCTGCAAAAAAGGCTATAATTGATTCTGTACCACCAAACACGGAAGAAAAAAATATAAAAGCATTTAATGAGGGTATGAAGGTGGCAAAAAATGAAACTGTACGAGTACAACGCTAA
- a CDS encoding AMP-dependent synthetase and ligase (COGs: COG0318 Acyl-CoA synthetase (AMP-forming)/AMP-acid ligase II~InterPro IPR020845: IPR000169: IPR000873~KEGG: mth:MTH657 AMP-binding domain protein~PFAM: AMP-dependent synthetase and ligase~SPTR: O26753 Long-chain-fatty-acid-CoA ligase~PFAM: AMP-binding enzyme) has product MVFTEKTIHEFLEEQAKKYPNKDFIVYPDRNLRFTYKEFNERVDLLAKGLLHMGLKKGDHIGIWATNVPDWLTFFFAASKIGGVLVTINTAYKKDELKYVMKQSDMKAIALIEGFRDVNYLKTIYELVPELKKYERGKLKSKNFPKLKHVIYIGAEKHRGMYNTHELMLLGKHVPDEKLEKAKKQVKNDDVVNIQYTSGTTGFPKGVMLTHRNILNNGYYIGERQKFTEKDKLCLPVPMFHCFGIVLGLLAILTHGGTLVMLEYFDPLLVLAAVEKEKCTALYGVPTMFISELSHPMFDMFDLSSLRTGIMAGAPCPKELMKKVIEKMHMKEITIVYGLTEASPGITQTSVDDPIDKRVETVGKPLPEIEVKIVDPKTGKKLGPGEVGEICCRGYNVMKGYYKMPKETKEAIDEDGWLHTGDLAMMDKDGYYRIVGRIKEMIIRGGENIYPREIEEFLHKMPGIKDVQIVGVPDEKYGEEVAAFVIKEDGADIREEDVIDYAKENIARYKAPKYVFFVDKFPLTASGKVQKFKLRKIATEMLEKRKNNDNIK; this is encoded by the coding sequence ATGGTTTTTACCGAAAAAACAATACATGAATTTTTAGAAGAACAAGCCAAGAAATATCCTAACAAAGATTTCATAGTTTATCCCGATCGTAATTTAAGATTTACATATAAAGAATTTAATGAAAGAGTAGATCTTCTAGCAAAAGGATTGTTACATATGGGATTAAAAAAAGGAGACCATATAGGTATATGGGCTACAAATGTACCGGATTGGCTAACATTCTTCTTTGCGGCGTCTAAGATAGGAGGGGTTTTAGTAACTATTAACACTGCCTATAAAAAAGATGAATTAAAATATGTAATGAAACAATCTGATATGAAAGCAATTGCATTGATAGAAGGTTTTAGAGATGTTAATTATCTTAAAACCATATATGAGTTAGTTCCAGAACTCAAAAAATATGAAAGAGGAAAACTAAAAAGTAAAAACTTCCCAAAACTCAAACATGTAATATATATTGGTGCAGAAAAACACAGAGGCATGTATAATACACATGAATTAATGCTTTTAGGAAAACATGTTCCAGATGAAAAACTTGAAAAAGCTAAAAAGCAAGTGAAAAATGATGATGTTGTAAATATACAATATACATCAGGGACAACAGGATTCCCAAAAGGCGTCATGTTGACTCATAGGAACATACTTAATAATGGTTATTATATAGGTGAAAGACAAAAATTCACTGAAAAAGATAAATTGTGTCTTCCAGTGCCAATGTTTCATTGTTTTGGTATTGTCCTTGGTTTACTTGCAATTCTAACGCATGGTGGAACTTTAGTGATGCTTGAATATTTTGACCCTTTACTTGTTTTGGCTGCAGTGGAAAAAGAAAAATGTACTGCTCTTTATGGAGTTCCAACTATGTTCATTTCAGAATTATCACATCCTATGTTTGACATGTTTGATTTATCATCTCTTAGAACTGGAATCATGGCTGGAGCTCCCTGTCCGAAAGAATTGATGAAAAAAGTCATTGAAAAAATGCACATGAAAGAAATAACAATAGTATATGGATTAACTGAAGCTTCTCCAGGTATTACCCAAACAAGTGTTGATGATCCTATTGATAAAAGAGTTGAAACTGTTGGAAAACCTCTACCAGAAATAGAGGTTAAAATTGTAGATCCAAAGACAGGAAAAAAACTTGGACCTGGTGAAGTAGGAGAGATATGTTGTAGAGGATACAATGTAATGAAAGGATACTATAAGATGCCAAAGGAAACAAAGGAAGCTATAGATGAAGATGGATGGTTACATACTGGAGATCTTGCAATGATGGATAAAGACGGATATTACAGAATAGTTGGAAGGATTAAGGAGATGATAATAAGAGGTGGGGAAAATATCTACCCAAGAGAAATTGAAGAATTTCTCCATAAAATGCCTGGAATTAAAGATGTACAAATTGTAGGAGTACCTGACGAAAAATATGGAGAAGAAGTAGCTGCATTTGTAATAAAAGAAGATGGAGCTGACATAAGAGAAGAAGACGTAATAGATTATGCAAAAGAAAATATTGCACGATACAAAGCACCTAAATATGTTTTCTTTGTGGATAAATTTCCATTGACGGCTAGTGGCAAAGTTCAAAAATTTAAACTTCGTAAAATTGCAACAGAAATGCTAGAAAAGAGGAAAAACAATGATAATATTAAATAA
- a CDS encoding transcriptional regulator, MerR family (InterPro IPR011051: IPR010982: IPR001387: IPR013096: IPR 014710~KEGG: mth:MTH659 epoxidase~PFAM: Cupin 2 conserved barrel domain protein; helix-turn-helix domain protein~SMART: helix-turn-helix domain protein~SPTR: O26755 Epoxidase~PFAM: Cupin domain; Helix-turn-helix), whose translation MAKKIKKIRKDRGMSISELSKSAGVNKKLIKEIEEGNILPSLSPLIKISRALGVRLGTFLDDEIQEGPIIVRKGKSSKVMHFSGEEDRVDKSHLEFHSLGMGKADRHMEPFVIYVDLPPKNFKLSSHEGEEFIYVLNGEIEVIYGKNKYRLSEGDSIYYDSIVPHHVHSAGNKPAKILAVLYTPF comes from the coding sequence TTGGCGAAAAAAATAAAAAAAATTCGAAAAGATAGAGGAATGAGCATTTCTGAACTTTCAAAAAGTGCAGGAGTTAATAAAAAACTTATAAAAGAAATTGAAGAAGGAAATATTCTGCCATCTTTATCACCATTAATTAAGATATCAAGAGCATTAGGTGTTAGACTTGGCACATTTTTAGATGATGAAATACAGGAAGGACCAATAATAGTAAGAAAAGGCAAAAGCTCAAAAGTAATGCATTTTTCTGGAGAAGAAGATAGAGTTGATAAATCACATTTAGAATTTCACTCATTAGGTATGGGGAAGGCAGATAGACATATGGAACCTTTTGTTATCTATGTTGATTTACCACCTAAGAATTTTAAATTATCATCGCACGAAGGTGAAGAATTTATTTATGTTTTAAATGGTGAAATAGAAGTAATTTATGGAAAAAATAAATATAGGTTATCCGAAGGTGACAGTATTTATTATGATTCAATAGTACCTCATCATGTACATTCTGCAGGCAATAAACCTGCTAAAATACTTGCAGTACTTTACACGCCTTTTTAA
- a CDS encoding 2-oxoglutarate ferredoxin oxidoreductase, beta subunit (COGs: COG1013 Pyruvate:ferredoxin oxidoreductase and related 2-oxoacid:ferredoxin oxidoreductase beta subunit~InterPro IPR011766~KEGG: mth:MTH1034 2-oxoglutarate ferredoxin oxidoreductase subunit beta~PFAM: thiamine pyrophosphate protein domain protein TPP-binding~SPTR: O27113 2-oxoglutarate synthase subunit korB~PFAM: Thiamine pyrophosphate enzyme, C-terminal TPP binding domain) produces MKNAFLKYLREDRLPHIFCSGCGNGIVINTFLKAMEMAKIEFKNTVLVSGIGCSSRIPGYIKCDSLHTTHGRPIAFATGIKLGNPNLNVVVFTGDGDAAAIGGNHLIHGARRNIDMTVICINNSIYGMTGGQVSPTSPRGSYGTTAPYGVIENPFDLVKLVKSSGASYVARWTTYHVLQLTKSIKRGLKNKGFSFIEVVSQCPTYYGRMNNMKSAVEMLKWMKKNSINIRKAEKMDKDELKGKIIVGEFVNRKLKEFSTEMYKLIEKKYGKINTIKSAYEGSD; encoded by the coding sequence ATGAAAAATGCTTTTTTAAAATATTTAAGAGAAGACAGACTTCCACATATTTTTTGTTCAGGTTGCGGCAATGGAATTGTAATCAATACATTCCTAAAAGCTATGGAAATGGCCAAAATTGAATTTAAAAATACTGTACTTGTATCTGGAATTGGATGTTCATCAAGAATACCTGGTTATATAAAATGTGATTCTTTACATACAACTCACGGAAGGCCTATAGCATTTGCAACAGGGATTAAATTAGGAAATCCAAACTTAAACGTAGTGGTATTTACTGGAGATGGAGATGCTGCAGCTATTGGTGGGAACCATCTCATCCATGGAGCAAGAAGAAATATTGACATGACTGTTATTTGCATCAATAACAGCATTTATGGAATGACTGGAGGTCAAGTAAGTCCTACATCTCCAAGAGGTAGTTATGGAACTACAGCCCCATATGGTGTAATTGAAAATCCATTTGATCTTGTGAAGTTAGTTAAATCCTCTGGTGCAAGTTATGTTGCAAGGTGGACAACTTATCATGTTTTACAATTAACAAAATCAATTAAAAGAGGTCTTAAAAATAAAGGCTTCTCCTTTATAGAAGTTGTTTCACAATGCCCAACTTATTATGGAAGAATGAATAACATGAAATCTGCGGTTGAAATGCTAAAATGGATGAAAAAAAACAGTATAAATATAAGAAAAGCAGAAAAAATGGATAAAGATGAACTTAAGGGTAAGATTATAGTTGGAGAATTTGTAAATCGAAAACTGAAAGAATTTTCTACTGAAATGTATAAACTCATTGAAAAGAAATATGGGAAAATAAACACAATAAAGTCAGCTTATGAGGGATCAGATTGA